The sequence CCTGACATCTGGAATCTCGATGAACCACTTGCCCTCTTCCTTCACGAGGCTGACGAAGGGGTCTTCCGCGAGCCTCCTGAGGACGTCCTCCTTCTTCAGAACCTCCCGCAGGAACTCGACGAGCTCGCGGAAGACGTTGAGAACTGTCTTGTGGAAGTCGTTCTCGAGGGGGAGTCCTTCGACTAAAGCCTCCTCGATCTTGAGGAGCTCAAACTGCGGTATGTTCCTGATGAGCCTCCTCAGCCTTGCGTGGAGCTTCTCGGCCTTCTTCCTGTCCTCATCGTCGAGGAAGTCCATTATCTCGCTCAGCAGACCGAGGGCGCGGTAGATCGTGGGCCTCTCAAGGTCTATGCTAAAGCGGAACTTCGGGACGCCGGTAAAGACAGCATAGCGGATGAGGTGCGGCAGGTCAAGACCCCTGACGATTGAGCCGTAGTAAGTCGCAACGCCGACGAGGTAATCAGCTTCGCCGTTCTCGAACCTCTCAACGGCCTTCTTGTTCTTCGAGCTCGCGAGCTCAACGGCGAAGCCTTTCTCGCGGAGGTAGTTCACGAGCTCCTCGGCGTAACTCAGCCCCTGGTCGATGGGGACGAATACTAGACCGCCCTTACCGAGCCTCTTAAGGAGCTCCTCTACGTGCTCCTTGACGTCCCTGCTCGGCTTCAGGTAGCTGTCCACGACGTTTCTGAGTGCACTCTTCCCGCTGCCGACCTCAAAGCCGAGGAGCTCGCGGTAGAGCTTTATCCTGTCGCCCCTCGCGCTCCCTGTGGCAGAGGCAATAATCATGATTCCGATGTCGTTCTTCCTCTTGAACTCTTCAATCTCGCGCTGGAGCTTCTCTATTTGAGCGTTGAGCTCCTTAAGCCTCTCATCCCTATCCTGGGCGCGACCGTTGAGGTATTTGCTCATCTGCTTCTTGAGCCTTATAATCTCCCACGCCTTGTCTATAATCTCCTCCGTGAATCCGAGCAGGAGAAGGGAGCGGTCTATGTTCTTGCTCGCTTTGAGGAACGCGTCAACGTCGTCAACGAATATGAAGTCGAAGCGCTTGCCCTTCAGCTTCTCGTCGAAGTTCCTCGCAAGCCACTGGGCGCTCGTTATGAGGATGTCGTAGTCTCCTGACTCTATTCTGGCGAGCATCTCCTCCTTTTCCTTCTTCCTGAGGTTGCCGTGGTAGTAGGCGAGCTTAACGTCCAGTCCCGTTCTCTCTATTATGGCCTGAACCTTCCTGATGGTCTGGATTACCAGGGGCGTCGTGGGGACGACTATGTAGCTCTTCTTGCTCTTCGTGGCGTAGTAGACGGACATGAACGCTCCGAAGGTGCTCTTTCCCATTCCCGTTGGAGCGATTATCGAGAAGCTCCTTCCCTTGAGTAGCCTCTTGACCCAGGTTCTCTGGGCGCTCCAGAAGGTGAAGCCAGTGGCCTTCTTGAAGAAGTCCTCTATCTCGCGGCTTTCGCTCTCAAGACGGTATATCTTCTCCCATTCCTTCAACCGGTTTGCGTTGAGAAGGGCGTCTCTGACGGCGGAAACAAGCTCAAAATAAGAATCAATTACGATTGGTTCATTTAAACAGCTCTCGCACGGGTTTCTCATGTAGAGCCTTTCGTCGGAAATCCTGCCCTCGCAGTTGGGGCACATCTCTCGGTACAGGGCCTTCATGATCTCACCCCTCAAGCCTTATTCTTAAACGTCGAAACTCCGATTTAAGCCTTTCTGTGACCGCATAATCAGGGAATACAGCAGAGTATTCATTTAACAAAACCCCGATCACCTTTAGTTTCCGGGGGTTAGGCTCTTGCTCAAGAAGTCTAAAGGCCTCGTAAAAGAGTTTTGCAGCATGACTTCCGCTCTCGTCTGTTTCAAGGGCGTGCTCAAGCTCTTTGAGAAGAACCCTCCACTTCAGCTCGGGGACGGAGTTTAACATTGAATACGCACAGCCCTCACCAAAGGGCTCCTCTCCGGGACAGTCAAAGTAGAAGCCCCGCTCATACGCTATTTTAACTGCCCGAACGTGCTCACAGTCGCCGCCCCTGGGACACGTGCAGAAACTCGAATCTCCGTTAACTTCAACATAATAGGGATAGTCGTCAAGAACCTTACCGTAGAGTCGATCGCCGGATTTCACGACCCAGAGAACCCTGCCGGAGTAATAAAGGCCCTCCCCGTCCATAATAACCACAGGAGTTAGTAAGAAATCAGGCTTAAAAATCTATCGGGAAGTGAAGTAAGAGAAAAATCAGAGCTCAAGGCTGAGCCTTCTGACGACAGGATCCTCGGCCTCTTCGGGCTTTATCTCCTCGATGCTCTCAATCCATATCTTGCTCCTCGGGACGCGGTGCTTGCTGCCTATATCGGAGTAAACGAGCTCTTCGACGTGCTCGGGCTTGAGGGCGCGGTACTCCTTGGTGAACGGCTGCTTGAGCTTACCCCTCTCAAAGA is a genomic window of Thermococcus guaymasensis DSM 11113 containing:
- a CDS encoding SWIM zinc finger family protein; protein product: MDGEGLYYSGRVLWVVKSGDRLYGKVLDDYPYYVEVNGDSSFCTCPRGGDCEHVRAVKIAYERGFYFDCPGEEPFGEGCAYSMLNSVPELKWRVLLKELEHALETDESGSHAAKLFYEAFRLLEQEPNPRKLKVIGVLLNEYSAVFPDYAVTERLKSEFRRLRIRLEG
- the rpl18a gene encoding 50S ribosomal protein L18Ae, which codes for MEVKVYRVKGVFERGKLKQPFTKEYRALKPEHVEELVYSDIGSKHRVPRSKIWIESIEEIKPEEAEDPVVRRLSLEL